One Theropithecus gelada isolate Dixy chromosome 3, Tgel_1.0, whole genome shotgun sequence genomic window carries:
- the CLDN8 gene encoding claudin-8 yields MAIHALEIAGLFLGGVGMVGTVAVTVMPQWRVSAFIENNIVVFENFWEGLWMNCVRQANIRMQCKIYDSLLALSPDLQAARGLMCAASVMSFLAFMMAILGMKCTRCTGDNEKVKAHILLTAGIIFIITGMVVLIPVSWVANAIIRDFYNPIVNVAQKRELGEALYLGWTTALVLIVGGALFCCIFCCNEKSSSYRYSIPSHRTTQRSYHMEKKSPSVYSRSQYV; encoded by the coding sequence ATGGCAATCCATGCCTTAGAAATTGCTGGGCTGTTTCTTGGTGGTGTTGGAatggtgggcacagtggctgtcACCGTCATGCCTCAGTGGAGAGTGTCGGCCTTCATTGAAAACAACATCGTGGTTTTTGAAAACTTCTGGGAAGGACTGTGGATGAATTGCGTGAGGCAGGCTAACATCAGGATGCAGTGCAAAATCTATGATTCCCTGTTGGCTCTTTCTCCGGACCTACAGGCAGCCAGAGGACTGATGTGTGCTGCTTCCGTAATGTCCTTCTTGGCTTTCATGATGGCCATCCTTGGCATGAAATGCACCAGGTGCACGGGGGACAATGAGAAGGTGAAGGCTCACATTCTGCTGACAGCTGgaatcatcttcatcatcacgggcatggtggtgctcatcCCTGTGAGCTGGGTTGCCAATGCCATCATCAGAGATTTCTATAACCCGATAGTGAATGTTGCCCAAAAACGTGAGCTTGGAGAAGCCCTCTACTTAGGATGGACCACTGCACTCGTGCTCATTGTTGGAGGAGCCCTgttctgttgtattttttgttgcaACGAAAAGAGCAGTAGCTACAGATACTCGATACCCTCCCATCGCACAACCCAAAGAAGTTATCACATGGAAAAGAAGTCACCGAGCGTCTACTCCAGATCTCAGTATGTGTAg